The Herbiconiux sp. A18JL235 region CATGATGGTGCGCCGCAACAGCGGAACGGTGATGCTCCAGAGCGTGCGCAGCCTGCTCGACCCGTCGAGCGACGCGGCCTCGTAGACGGACGAGTCGATCGACTGCAGGCCCGACAGCAGGATGATGATGATGAACCCCGTCGTCTTCCACAGGAACAGCAGTGCGAGTGTCGGCTTCGCCCACTCGCTCGTGGTGAGCCATCCGACATCCGGAAGCCCCACCAGCCCGAGCAGGCCGTTCACCGCGCCGTAGTTCGTGTCGAACACGACCACCCAGATCTGCGCCACCGCCACCAGCGGGGTGACGAAGGGCACGATGAACGCCACCCGGTAGAAGCCGCGCAGGCGCAGTTTCGCGTTGTCGAGCAGCACCGCGGCGACGAGGGCGATCACGAGCTGCGCGGGGATGATGAGCAGCCACAGCACGCCCGAGTTCGCGAGCGAGTTCCAGAACCCGGGACTCGTCAGCAGGTAGGTGTAGTTGTCCCAGCCCACCCATTCCGCCGCGCCTGAGCCTCGCCAGTTGGTGAAGCTCAGGCGGGCGGTGAAGATGAGCGGGTAGACGCTGAACGCGAGGAACACCGCGACGAACGGGAGCACGAACAGATAAGGAGCCAGTCTGCGCCGGGCCCGCGCGGCGGTCATCACGGTCATGGTCTGCTGCGCCGCCCTACTGCCGGTCGATCAGGTTGGTCTGGATCTCGTCGCTCGACTGCTCCAGCACCTGGCTCGGTGTGAGTTCGCCGTCGAGCATGCGCTGCATGTTCGTGCCGAGGTAGTCGACGGCACCCGCCCACCACGACGGTGTCGGAACGCTCGCCGGGATCTCGGCGCCCGCCTTGGTGGCCACGGCCCAGAGGTCTTGGCCGCCGAGCGCGGGCACCGGCTCGAACAGTGGCGTGCTCGGGTCGGCGGCGGGCAAGTAGCTCGGGATCGAGGTGTTGAGCCCGGCCGGGTAGACCGAGTTCGGGCCCCAGACGGTGCTGTAGCCGGCCTCGTCGAACATCAGGAAGCTGTAGAACAGCGCGGCGAGCTCGGGGTTCTCGGCGTCTTTCGGGATGGCGAACGACGAGCCGCCCATCGCCCCGCTGCGCGCGCCGCCGTCTTCCCAGGCCGGGAGCGGCATGGCGCGCCAGTCGCCCTGGGTCTCGGTGAGCAGCTGCTGCGGGGCGAAGTCGAACCAG contains the following coding sequences:
- a CDS encoding carbohydrate ABC transporter permease encodes the protein MTVMTAARARRRLAPYLFVLPFVAVFLAFSVYPLIFTARLSFTNWRGSGAAEWVGWDNYTYLLTSPGFWNSLANSGVLWLLIIPAQLVIALVAAVLLDNAKLRLRGFYRVAFIVPFVTPLVAVAQIWVVVFDTNYGAVNGLLGLVGLPDVGWLTTSEWAKPTLALLFLWKTTGFIIIILLSGLQSIDSSVYEAASLDGSSRLRTLWSITVPLLRRTIMFAVVLQTLAVFQMFAEPFVVTQGGPYNSTTTAGYYLYNHITRADLGTGAANSFLLVIIVMALSLLFVRLLRAKD